A portion of the Rhodanobacter sp. AS-Z3 genome contains these proteins:
- a CDS encoding DUF1499 domain-containing protein — MSARIDTVTTHRRVHRWTVAVGVLGLLLGVLALLTVLLPGPLYHYGYIGLRAAFGAIRIGAIAGIAAILVCLAGIGMALRPGTRRHLLFAAVGLLLGIAAFVPPWLLARRAGSLPAIHDISTDTANPPPFVAILPLRAEAPNSPVYGGAEVAAKQQAAYPDIQPLLSTLAPADVLDMARKVAVAMKWRIVAEQADTGRLEATSTTRWFGFKDDVVIRIRAEGAGSRLDIRSESRLGGSDIGANAARIREFEMRMRQMLREHSAP, encoded by the coding sequence ATGAGCGCACGAATCGACACGGTCACCACGCATCGCCGGGTCCATCGCTGGACGGTTGCCGTGGGGGTTCTGGGCCTGTTGCTCGGTGTGCTGGCATTGCTGACCGTGCTGCTGCCGGGGCCGCTTTACCACTACGGATACATCGGCTTGCGTGCGGCCTTCGGCGCGATCCGCATCGGCGCCATCGCCGGCATCGCTGCGATCCTGGTTTGCTTGGCCGGTATCGGGATGGCGCTTCGACCAGGAACGCGCCGCCACCTACTGTTTGCGGCAGTCGGATTGTTGTTGGGTATCGCAGCCTTTGTGCCGCCATGGCTGCTCGCGCGCCGGGCCGGTTCGCTGCCGGCGATTCACGATATCAGTACCGACACCGCCAACCCCCCGCCCTTCGTGGCCATTTTGCCGTTGCGCGCGGAAGCGCCCAATTCGCCGGTTTACGGTGGCGCCGAAGTGGCCGCCAAGCAACAGGCAGCCTATCCCGACATCCAGCCCCTGCTATCCACCCTTGCTCCCGCAGACGTGCTGGACATGGCGCGCAAAGTCGCCGTGGCGATGAAGTGGCGGATCGTCGCCGAACAGGCCGATACCGGACGACTGGAAGCCACTTCCACCACGCGCTGGTTCGGCTTCAAGGACGACGTGGTAATCCGGATACGTGCGGAAGGTGCTGGTTCGCGGCTGGACATCCGCTCCGAATCACGCCTGGGCGGCAGCGACATCGGAGCCAATGCGGCACGCATCCGCGAGTTCGAGATGCGCATGCGCCAGATGCTCCGCGAGCATTCGGCCCCCTGA
- a CDS encoding replication-associated recombination protein A has protein sequence MSRPILPTGAGLFAEPEALKPLAERMRPASIDEIVGQQRLVGPGKALRRALEAGKIHSMVLWGPPGCGKTTLALLVARYADADFRAISAVLSGLPDVRKALAEAEVNFAQGRRTVLFVDEVHRFNKTQQDAFLPHIERGVIIFIGATTENPSFELNSALLSRCRVHVLEPVSTDDIVAALKRSLTDSERGLGELQLQVDAAALESIAQAADGDVRRALTLLEIAAELAKDGRIDEVTLNQVLADRTRRFDKQGEQFYDQISALHKSVRSSDPDAAVYWLCRMLDGGVDPLYLARRMTRMAVEDIGLAEPRAWRMALDAWDTYERLGSPEGELGLAQLAIWLAISPKSNAAYMAYNKARAAIREGGTLEVPMHLRNAPTKLMKGMGYGQGYQYDHDAEGGVALDQQCLPDALIGSVFYEPVERGLERQLKEKLDDLRERRRRARGDRESGG, from the coding sequence ATGTCACGCCCCATTTTGCCAACTGGCGCCGGCTTGTTTGCCGAACCCGAAGCCCTCAAACCGCTGGCCGAGCGCATGCGCCCGGCCAGCATCGACGAAATTGTCGGCCAGCAACGGCTGGTCGGGCCGGGCAAGGCGCTGCGCCGCGCGCTGGAAGCCGGCAAAATCCATTCCATGGTGCTGTGGGGGCCGCCCGGTTGCGGCAAAACCACCCTGGCGCTGCTGGTGGCGCGCTATGCCGATGCCGACTTCCGGGCCATTTCTGCCGTGTTGTCCGGCCTGCCGGATGTACGCAAGGCGTTGGCCGAAGCGGAGGTCAACTTCGCTCAGGGCCGGCGCACCGTGTTGTTCGTCGACGAGGTCCACCGCTTCAACAAGACCCAGCAAGACGCATTCCTGCCGCATATCGAACGTGGCGTGATCATCTTTATTGGCGCCACCACCGAGAATCCCTCATTCGAGTTGAACTCGGCGCTGCTGTCGCGCTGCCGCGTGCATGTGCTGGAGCCGGTTTCCACCGACGACATCGTGGCCGCGTTGAAGCGCTCGCTGACCGACAGCGAGCGCGGCCTCGGCGAACTGCAACTGCAAGTGGATGCCGCGGCGCTGGAATCGATTGCCCAGGCCGCCGATGGCGACGTACGCCGTGCTCTCACCTTGCTGGAAATTGCCGCCGAGCTGGCCAAAGACGGACGCATCGACGAAGTCACGCTGAATCAGGTGCTCGCGGACCGCACTCGCCGCTTCGACAAGCAGGGCGAACAGTTCTACGACCAGATCTCGGCGTTGCACAAGTCCGTGCGTTCGTCCGATCCCGACGCGGCGGTGTACTGGCTGTGCCGCATGCTCGATGGCGGTGTCGATCCCCTGTATCTGGCCCGCCGAATGACCCGCATGGCGGTGGAAGATATCGGCCTGGCCGAGCCGCGTGCCTGGCGCATGGCGCTGGATGCGTGGGATACCTACGAACGCCTGGGCAGTCCCGAGGGCGAACTGGGCCTGGCCCAACTGGCGATCTGGCTCGCCATTTCGCCGAAAAGCAACGCTGCCTACATGGCCTACAACAAGGCTCGCGCCGCGATTCGCGAAGGTGGCACGCTGGAAGTGCCGATGCACCTGCGCAACGCGCCGACCAAGTTGATGAAAGGCATGGGCTACGGCCAGGGCTACCAGTACGACCACGATGCCGAAGGTGGCGTTGCACTGGACCAGCAATGTCTGCCCGACGCGCTGATCGGCAGCGTGTTCTATGAGCCGGTGGAGCGCGGGCTGGAGCGTCAGCTCAAGGAGAAGCTCGATGATTTACGCGAGCGCCGACGTCGTGCTCGTGGGGACCGAGAATCAGGCGGTTGA
- a CDS encoding ligand-binding sensor domain-containing diguanylate cyclase yields the protein MRFVKRYLRHGYSGAALLCLLLGLLFASHPARATGGDPWASFDAPWFTTLDIAEGIPHSTTTAVVQDRAGLVWIGTIGGLVRYDGYRMEIFGVRGNGVAGLPDSYVRSLYALPDGGLLIGTNAGGLIRFDPTDNSFTVYPVGPGGLADHKIYAISSDHAGGVWVATEGGLDHLDLASGSIRRVATGTGTSPRNFSVLQDRAGNLWLGNNNGLFVRHLGSDAFVAETSTDQNANTVLHDQIWSLLQDREGRLWAGSVQAGASWRDDAGQWHEVPGFSGYPNSERHATVRDILQVAPDTVWIATDGNGVIEYSAGEPATRTIAHDPAVHSSLPGDSVRSLLLDRTGNLWAATDLGVARTHPGRHTAFSLYPSPLNPDALSAPNVRNIFVDTRKRIWLGLASGHIDVLNLQAGSISHLRLAGSQLQRGIHTITEAADGSIFVGTQGLARIDPDTLIIQNSILPELRDKPVLSLHSDGQRMVLGTYDGIYRYDLRTHALEHVSHQAGKPDSLISNTVRQIVRIGTDWWYATSRGISIAHGDSLPASFQNLLHRNADASSLPQDYISSLIPDATGRIWASTLAGIGLLERQDGGSWAARTINTSNGLSSDNVNAVLPDSRGNLWASLSNGVSRIDGQTLAVSNLGARDGLHIASYVSIAAAVAPGGELLFGGQSGLTVIRPDWTPVATTAATLAVTNAVINNHIVPFASLPENGHNITLNDDTHNMRFSFALLDYQAPMETTYQYKLEGFDHAWNDISKGSAPVGNYTNLPHGNYTLRLSAMTHGLQPRTIETRIAVTVSPYWYETTRARIAAVLLLLALIALLVHLRTLYLRHQARRLQDTIDQHTYALVAANRRLDELASTDSLTGVYNRRRFLELVRQTCEQSPEAVISLALFDLDRFKLVNDTYGHQAGDSVIVRAVEVINRHCRHTDLIGRYGGEEFVLCLPQTSKEQAHEIIERIRNELALMTLMHEGMQVMITASIGIAQRLPDESFERWLSRTDEALYRAKRSGRNCSAIAS from the coding sequence ATGCGCTTCGTGAAACGCTACCTGCGCCATGGATATTCCGGTGCGGCGTTGCTGTGTCTGCTGCTTGGCCTGTTGTTCGCCAGCCATCCGGCCCGCGCTACCGGCGGTGATCCGTGGGCATCGTTCGATGCGCCCTGGTTCACCACACTGGACATCGCCGAGGGTATTCCGCATTCCACCACGACGGCGGTAGTACAGGATCGTGCCGGTCTGGTCTGGATCGGCACCATCGGTGGCCTGGTGCGCTACGACGGTTATCGGATGGAGATTTTTGGCGTTCGCGGCAATGGCGTGGCCGGCTTGCCCGACAGCTATGTTCGCTCGCTGTACGCGTTGCCGGACGGCGGCTTGCTGATCGGTACCAATGCAGGCGGTCTGATCCGGTTCGATCCGACCGACAACAGCTTCACAGTCTATCCGGTCGGTCCTGGCGGGCTGGCCGACCACAAGATCTACGCCATCAGCAGTGATCACGCCGGTGGTGTGTGGGTTGCCACCGAAGGTGGTCTGGATCACCTCGACTTGGCTAGCGGATCGATTCGCCGGGTGGCTACCGGAACGGGCACATCGCCACGCAATTTCAGCGTGTTGCAGGACCGTGCCGGCAACTTGTGGCTGGGCAACAACAACGGCCTGTTCGTGCGTCACCTGGGCAGCGATGCGTTTGTAGCTGAAACATCCACCGATCAGAACGCCAACACGGTGCTGCATGATCAGATCTGGAGCCTGCTGCAGGATCGCGAGGGTCGGCTCTGGGCAGGCAGCGTCCAGGCCGGCGCAAGCTGGCGTGACGACGCCGGCCAATGGCATGAGGTGCCCGGCTTCAGCGGCTACCCGAACAGCGAGCGCCACGCCACGGTGCGCGACATTCTGCAGGTTGCGCCGGACACGGTGTGGATCGCGACCGACGGCAACGGCGTCATTGAATACAGCGCCGGCGAACCGGCAACCCGAACCATTGCCCATGATCCGGCGGTGCATTCGTCACTGCCCGGCGATTCGGTGCGTTCCTTGTTGCTCGATCGCACCGGCAATCTCTGGGCCGCCACCGATCTTGGCGTGGCGCGAACCCACCCCGGCCGGCATACGGCGTTCTCGCTGTATCCGTCGCCACTGAATCCCGATGCGCTGAGCGCACCGAACGTGCGCAACATCTTTGTCGATACGCGCAAGCGCATCTGGTTGGGGCTGGCCTCCGGCCACATCGACGTCCTCAATCTCCAGGCTGGCAGCATCAGCCACCTGCGTCTTGCTGGCAGCCAGTTGCAACGCGGCATCCACACCATCACCGAAGCGGCGGACGGTTCGATTTTCGTGGGCACCCAGGGGCTGGCCCGCATCGATCCGGACACCTTGATCATCCAGAATTCGATCCTGCCGGAATTGCGTGACAAGCCGGTGCTCAGCCTGCATTCCGACGGGCAACGGATGGTGCTGGGCACGTACGACGGCATCTATCGTTACGACCTGCGTACCCACGCGCTGGAGCACGTCAGCCATCAGGCGGGCAAACCTGACAGCCTGATCAGCAATACCGTGCGCCAGATCGTGCGCATCGGCACTGACTGGTGGTACGCCACCAGCCGCGGCATCAGCATCGCTCACGGCGACAGCCTGCCGGCCAGCTTCCAGAACCTGCTGCATCGCAATGCGGATGCCTCAAGCCTGCCGCAGGATTACATCAGTTCGCTGATCCCTGACGCCACCGGGCGGATCTGGGCCAGCACACTTGCCGGCATTGGTTTGCTGGAGCGACAGGACGGCGGTTCCTGGGCGGCGCGCACGATCAACACCAGCAATGGCTTGTCCAGTGACAACGTCAACGCGGTGTTGCCGGATAGCCGCGGAAACCTTTGGGCAAGCCTGTCCAACGGCGTATCGCGCATCGATGGACAGACCCTGGCGGTATCCAATCTGGGCGCCCGCGACGGTCTGCACATTGCCAGTTACGTCAGCATTGCCGCCGCTGTTGCACCGGGTGGTGAACTGCTGTTTGGCGGCCAGTCCGGACTGACCGTGATTCGTCCCGACTGGACGCCCGTGGCCACGACAGCGGCAACACTGGCGGTCACCAACGCGGTCATCAACAACCACATTGTGCCGTTCGCCAGCCTGCCCGAGAACGGTCACAACATCACCTTGAACGACGACACGCACAACATGCGTTTCAGTTTTGCCCTGCTCGATTATCAGGCGCCGATGGAAACCACCTACCAGTACAAGCTGGAGGGTTTTGACCACGCGTGGAACGACATTTCCAAAGGCTCGGCACCGGTTGGCAATTACACCAACCTGCCCCACGGCAACTACACGTTGCGCTTGTCGGCCATGACGCACGGCTTGCAGCCACGCACCATCGAAACGCGGATTGCGGTCACCGTCAGCCCCTACTGGTACGAAACCACGCGCGCCCGCATTGCTGCTGTGCTGTTGCTGCTTGCCCTGATCGCCTTGCTGGTGCATCTGCGCACGCTTTACCTGCGCCATCAGGCGCGCCGATTGCAGGACACGATTGATCAGCACACCTACGCACTGGTGGCGGCGAACCGCCGACTCGACGAACTGGCCAGTACCGACAGCCTGACCGGTGTGTATAACCGACGGCGATTCCTTGAGCTGGTCCGGCAGACTTGCGAACAATCACCGGAAGCCGTGATCAGCCTGGCGCTGTTCGACCTGGATCGCTTCAAGCTGGTGAATGACACCTACGGCCACCAGGCCGGTGACAGCGTGATCGTGCGCGCGGTGGAGGTGATCAACCGCCATTGCCGCCACACCGATCTGATCGGGCGTTACGGTGGCGAGGAGTTCGTGTTGTGCCTGCCACAGACCAGCAAGGAACAGGCGCATGAAATCATCGAGCGCATCCGCAACGAGCTGGCCTTGATGACGTTGATGCATGAAGGCATGCAAGTGATGATCACGGCGAGCATCGGCATTGCGCAAAGACTGCCGGATGAGTCGTTCGAGCGCTGGCTGTCACGTACCGATGAGGCGCTCTACCGGGCCAAACGCAGCGGCCGCAACTGTTCGGCTATTGCCAGCTGA
- a CDS encoding YoaK family protein produces MPVLRQLPRWAWYGTGMLAFIAGMVNASGYLGFRHESISNMTGNTSLLGIALGGGNCAETIHWALAIAAFVLGAMLSGVIVQQSTLKLGRRYGVALVLESLLLFAAVPLLAASHSAGLYLASVGMGLQNGIVSAYSGAIIRTTHVTGIFTDLGIYIGHLIRGLPVDMLRLRVCIVVALSFMLGSAAGALLFGLLQERTLLVPAVLTGLSGLSYTVYSHLSRRTESSENS; encoded by the coding sequence ATGCCCGTCCTTCGACAACTGCCGCGCTGGGCCTGGTATGGCACCGGCATGCTGGCGTTCATTGCCGGCATGGTGAATGCGTCGGGCTATCTCGGTTTCCGGCACGAGTCGATCAGCAACATGACCGGCAATACCAGCCTGCTCGGTATTGCGCTGGGCGGCGGTAACTGCGCAGAAACAATCCACTGGGCGCTGGCCATTGCGGCGTTCGTGCTGGGTGCGATGTTGAGCGGCGTAATCGTGCAGCAAAGCACGCTGAAACTTGGCCGCCGTTACGGGGTTGCGCTGGTGCTGGAGTCGTTGCTGCTGTTTGCCGCGGTGCCGTTGCTGGCCGCGTCCCATTCGGCGGGCCTGTACCTGGCATCGGTGGGGATGGGTTTGCAGAACGGCATCGTCAGCGCTTATAGCGGCGCCATTATTCGCACCACGCACGTCACCGGCATCTTCACTGACCTGGGCATCTACATCGGTCACCTGATCCGCGGATTGCCGGTGGACATGCTGCGCCTTCGCGTGTGCATCGTGGTCGCGCTTAGCTTCATGCTGGGCAGCGCCGCCGGAGCCTTGTTGTTCGGTTTGCTGCAGGAACGTACCTTGCTGGTGCCCGCCGTGCTCACCGGATTGAGCGGCTTGAGTTACACGGTCTACAGCCACCTTTCGCGACGAACGGAGAGTTCCGAAAACTCTTGA
- the lolA gene encoding outer membrane lipoprotein chaperone LolA, with protein sequence MKRFMLVLSATVLMLSLGTVAQAATGPARARLDAFATGLHSLTGNFSQTLTDINGSASKNSSGTLALQAPRQFRWDTMKPYQQTIVADGSRVWLYDPELEQVTVRIQSSEESHSPLTVLTDIKQIDKDFKVVEQGEHDGLQWLRLSSTAKDPQFDYADLGFDANGLARMKFRDQLGSTTDIRFSNWQRNAPIPPATFNFVPPKGADVIGDLPVITTQPLKD encoded by the coding sequence ATGAAACGTTTCATGCTTGTGCTGTCTGCCACCGTGTTGATGTTGTCGCTGGGTACCGTGGCGCAGGCTGCGACCGGCCCGGCACGCGCGCGACTGGACGCTTTTGCCACCGGCCTGCATTCGCTTACCGGCAATTTCAGCCAGACCCTGACCGACATCAATGGCAGTGCCAGCAAGAACAGTTCCGGCACGCTGGCCCTGCAGGCACCGCGACAGTTCCGCTGGGACACGATGAAGCCCTACCAGCAGACCATCGTTGCCGACGGCAGCCGCGTGTGGCTGTATGACCCGGAACTGGAACAAGTCACCGTGCGCATCCAGAGCAGCGAGGAGTCGCACAGCCCGCTCACTGTGTTGACCGATATCAAGCAGATCGACAAGGACTTCAAGGTCGTCGAGCAGGGTGAGCACGACGGGCTGCAGTGGCTGCGGCTAAGCTCGACCGCGAAGGACCCGCAGTTCGACTACGCCGACCTTGGCTTCGATGCGAACGGCCTGGCGCGCATGAAATTCCGCGACCAGTTGGGTTCCACCACGGACATTCGTTTCTCCAACTGGCAGCGCAACGCGCCGATTCCGCCGGCCACTTTCAACTTCGTGCCGCCCAAGGGTGCCGATGTGATCGGCGACTTGCCGGTAATTACCACCCAGCCGCTGAAAGACTGA
- a CDS encoding DNA translocase FtsK encodes MKRRLREAGALLLLPLALYLLVCLFSYNPHDPSWTNAGQLEHAHNFGGTVGAYIADLLRWIFGLVAYGFPLLLLLLGVQVLRQRSEARVVHPWESALRLIGFVFFFITLPALFWLNASRPDLVQPQGAGGIAGQWLGHSLLNALGPTGAPLLLLAVFLVAVTLATGLSWFRVMDWTGQGALKLIAWLKTKLRDAPQAMAARQARTEREVVKKAEAVKQAKREPLRIESPPAPVTRSERAKLETQIPLFVGAATPGELPPLSLLDEAPPQGPGYSEETLEVLSRQVEFKLKDFKIDVKVVGAYPGPVITRFEMEPAPGIRGSQVSSLDKDIARGLSVVSVRVVDVIPGKNVIGLEIPNTHKQIVYLSEILRSDKYDQMKSPLALALGKDIGGKPIVVDLGKMPHLLVAGTTGSGKSVAVNAMVLSLLYKASPKDVRMIMIDPKMLELSVYEGIPHLLAPVVTDMKEAANALRWCVAEMERRYKLMAAVGVRNLAGFNKKVKDAENAGQPLLDPLFRPNPDMPNLAAEPLEPLPYIVIIIDEFADMMMIVGKKVEELIARLAQKARAAGVHLILATQRPSVDVITGLIKANIPTRIAFQVSSKIDSRTILDQSGAEALLGHGDMLYLPPGTATPERVHGAFVDDHEVHGVVNWLRSQGAPNYIAGVLEEAQPTSDGKFINDSGLPQDGEEGGDADSQLYDKAVAVVTQTRRASISGVQRHLRIGYNRAARLVEQMEADGVVSAPQHNGNREVLAPPPPRD; translated from the coding sequence CTGAAGCGCCGGCTGCGTGAAGCCGGCGCTTTGCTGTTGCTGCCACTGGCGCTGTACCTGCTGGTGTGCCTGTTCAGCTACAACCCGCATGATCCCAGCTGGACCAACGCTGGCCAGCTGGAACATGCGCACAATTTCGGCGGCACGGTGGGCGCATACATCGCCGACCTGCTGCGCTGGATCTTCGGTCTGGTGGCCTACGGTTTTCCGCTGTTGCTGCTGTTGCTGGGCGTGCAGGTGCTACGCCAGCGCAGCGAGGCACGTGTGGTGCATCCGTGGGAATCGGCACTGCGCCTGATCGGCTTCGTATTCTTCTTCATCACCTTGCCGGCATTGTTCTGGCTCAACGCCAGCCGGCCCGATCTGGTGCAGCCGCAGGGTGCCGGTGGCATTGCCGGGCAATGGTTGGGCCACTCGTTGCTCAACGCACTTGGCCCGACTGGCGCGCCGTTGCTGCTGCTGGCGGTTTTTCTGGTGGCTGTGACCCTGGCCACCGGGCTGTCGTGGTTTCGGGTGATGGACTGGACCGGGCAGGGCGCGCTGAAGCTGATTGCCTGGCTCAAGACCAAACTGCGCGATGCACCGCAGGCGATGGCCGCACGGCAGGCGCGCACCGAACGTGAGGTGGTCAAGAAAGCCGAGGCGGTCAAGCAGGCAAAGCGCGAGCCGTTGCGCATCGAGTCACCGCCGGCGCCGGTCACCCGCAGCGAACGCGCCAAGCTGGAAACGCAGATTCCGTTGTTCGTTGGCGCTGCCACGCCGGGTGAATTGCCGCCCTTGTCACTACTCGACGAGGCGCCGCCGCAGGGCCCGGGTTATTCCGAGGAAACACTCGAGGTGCTCTCGCGCCAGGTCGAGTTCAAACTCAAGGATTTCAAGATCGACGTGAAGGTGGTGGGTGCCTATCCGGGCCCGGTGATCACCCGCTTCGAAATGGAGCCGGCGCCGGGTATCCGCGGTTCGCAGGTTTCGAGTCTGGACAAGGACATCGCCCGCGGTCTGTCGGTGGTCAGCGTGCGCGTGGTCGACGTGATCCCCGGCAAGAACGTGATCGGGCTGGAAATTCCCAACACGCACAAGCAGATCGTCTACCTGTCCGAGATCCTGCGTTCGGACAAGTACGACCAGATGAAGTCGCCGCTGGCACTGGCGCTGGGCAAGGACATTGGCGGCAAGCCGATCGTGGTGGATCTGGGCAAGATGCCGCATCTGCTGGTCGCCGGCACCACCGGTTCGGGCAAGTCGGTCGCCGTCAACGCGATGGTGCTCAGCCTGCTGTACAAGGCCAGTCCGAAAGACGTGCGGATGATCATGATCGACCCGAAGATGCTGGAGCTTTCGGTCTACGAGGGCATCCCGCACCTGCTGGCACCGGTGGTTACCGACATGAAGGAAGCGGCCAACGCGCTGCGTTGGTGCGTGGCCGAGATGGAGCGCCGCTACAAGTTGATGGCTGCCGTCGGCGTGCGCAATCTGGCCGGCTTCAACAAGAAGGTGAAGGACGCCGAGAACGCCGGCCAGCCGCTGCTGGACCCGCTGTTCCGTCCCAATCCGGACATGCCGAACCTGGCTGCCGAGCCGCTGGAACCGCTGCCGTACATCGTCATCATCATCGACGAGTTCGCCGACATGATGATGATTGTCGGCAAGAAGGTGGAGGAGCTGATTGCCCGCCTGGCGCAGAAGGCGCGTGCTGCCGGCGTGCACCTGATCCTGGCCACCCAGCGTCCGTCGGTGGACGTAATCACCGGACTGATCAAGGCCAATATTCCGACGCGCATTGCGTTCCAGGTCTCAAGCAAGATCGACTCGCGCACGATTCTCGATCAAAGCGGCGCCGAAGCACTGCTCGGCCACGGCGACATGCTGTATCTACCGCCAGGTACCGCCACGCCCGAGCGCGTGCATGGTGCGTTCGTCGACGACCACGAAGTGCATGGCGTGGTGAACTGGCTGCGCTCGCAGGGCGCGCCCAACTACATCGCAGGCGTGCTGGAAGAAGCGCAGCCGACCAGCGACGGCAAATTCATCAACGACTCCGGCCTGCCGCAGGACGGTGAAGAGGGCGGCGACGCAGATTCCCAGCTATACGACAAGGCAGTGGCTGTCGTTACGCAGACGCGCCGTGCCTCGATCTCCGGCGTGCAGCGGCATTTGCGTATCGGCTACAACCGCGCCGCGCGACTGGTCGAACAGATGGAGGCCGATGGCGTGGTCAGCGCACCCCAGCACAACGGCAATCGCGAAGTTCTGGCGCCGCCACCGCCGCGGGACTGA